The Candidatus Baltobacteraceae bacterium region GAACGGGACGATCCAGAGATCGGCGCTCGCGATCGGTTCGGGGAGCGCGGTCGTGAAGAGCAGGGCGCTGCCCGGCGGCGCGATCCACGCGCGGCCCTTTCGGCCCGAGCCGCGCTGCTGGTAATCGGCCGCGATGGTGAGGCCGAGAGCCTCGGGTTTGCCGAGCAGACGGGCGATATCGTCGTTCGTGCTGCCGGTGACGGCAACGCGCAGGACGCCTGAAAAGCGCATGGCCCGGTATTTTCGCCGCAGGCCTTCGCGTGGCCCGGCCCGTATTGGAGCGGCGTTATGGCAATCGAACGTACGTTAATTCTTTGCAAGCCCGACGCCGTTTCCCGCGGTTTGGTCGGCGATATCGTCTCGCGCCTCGAACGTCGCGGCTACATCATTACCGCTATGAAGCTCATGCAGCTCGATGGCGAGCGCGCCCGCAAGCATTACGCGGAGCACGACGGTAAGCCGTTCTTTGCGGGTCTAGTCGACTTCATTACGAGCGCGCCGCTGGTGGCGCTGGCCGTCGAAGGTGAGAACGCCATCGAGGGCTGCCGCCAATTGATGGGCGCGACCAATCCGTTGACGGCGGCGCCCGGAACGATTCGCGCCGACTACGCGCAGTCGATCGGACGCAACCTCGTGCACGGCAGCGATAGCAAGGGCAGCGCCGAGCGCGAACTCGCGATCTTCTTCAACACGAACGAATTCGTCACGCGCAAACACGATCTCGAGCGCTGGGTTCTGGAAAAGTAGCGCGATGGGCTTGGAATCGTTGCGCGGCGGCGGCCGCCCGTTGATCGAAGGCGTGCACGCACGCGAGGTGCTGGACTCGCGCGGAAATCCCACCATTGCGGTCAGCGTCGCCACCAGCTTCGGCTCGGTTGAAGAAGCGATGGTTCCGTCGGGCGCATCCACGGGCGCGCACGAAGCCGTCGAACTTCGCGACGGCGACGCCAAGCGGTACAACGGAAAGGGCGTGCTGCACGCAGTCGCCGCCGTCAACGATTTTCTCGGGCCGATTCTCGAGGGGCTCGACGCGACCGCGCAACGCGAGATCGACGAGAAACTCATCGAACTCGACGCGACCCCGAACAAGAGCAAAACCGGTGCGAACGCGATTCTGGGCATATCGCTTGCGGTCGCGCGGGCGGCAGCGAGCAGCTTCTCGATGCCGCTCTTTCGATATCTCGGCGGCCCATCGGCATCGACACTGCCCGTGCCGATGATGAACGTTATCAACGGCGGCAAGCACGCGGACGGCGCGCTGCAATTTCAGGAGTGCATGATCGTGCCGGTCGGCGCCGAGTCGGTGCACGAAGCGGTGCGTTACGGTTCGGAAGTCTTTCACGCGCTGGGCGCGCTGCTGCACGAATCCGGGCAGCCGACGCTCGTAGGCGACGAAGGCGGGTTCGCGCCGCGGCTCGATACGCTCGATGCCGCAATGGACTTGCTCGTGAAAGCGATCGAGCGCGCCGGATACGTTCCCGGCGAGGACATTGCGATCGCGCTGGATTCGGCGTCGACCGAGTTCTTCCAAGACGGCAAATACTATCCGCTCTCCAAAGATCGCGCCTTCTCCGCCGACGACATGGTGCGATTCTATGCAGATCTGATCGCGAAATACCCGGTCGTTTCGATCGAAGACGGCCTCGCCGAAGACGATTGGGATGGCTGGCGCAAACTCACCGATGCGATCGGTGCGAAATGCCAGCTCGTTGGCGACGATCTGTTCGTAACCAATACCCAGCGGCTCGCGCGCGGCATCGCCGAGGGCATGGCGAACTCGATTCTGATCAAAGTCAACCAGATCGGAACGCTGACCGAGACGCTCGACGCCGTCGAGATGGCGCACAAAGCCGGCTACACCTGCGTGATCTCGCATCGCTCGGGCGAGACCGAAGATACCACGATCGCCGACATCGCGGTAGCGACCGGCGCCGGTCAGATCAAGACGGGATCGCTATCGCGCAGCGACCGCGTTGCCAAATACAATCGCCTCATGGCCATCGAAGAAGAGTTAGGGCAGGCGGCGCGCTATCCGGGCCGATCGAACAGGATGCGCAAATTGTAATGGGAAATGGCGACCCGTGCCCTCGCGGGCCCGTAGCTCAGCGGTAGAGCGCCCGGCTCATAACTGGTTGCGCGTAGGTTCGAATCCTACCGGGCCCACATTTTTCGGCTGCGGCGCGCCCGCAGCGTTTAGACTCCTTGCAAGCTGTGGAATGACTCCTAGCATGCAGGGAGTTTTTATCGTTCGTTCGCTTACCGCGCTTGCGCTGGCCGCAGGCTTGGCCGCGTGCTCGTCGGCAACGCAGAGCACGCATCCGCAAAGCAATTCGACCGCGGCCCCCGACGCCGCGATGACCAAGATGGCGAAGACGCACTATCGGGTCAGTGCCGATAAGGCATCGAAGAGCATGAACTACAGCGTTTACGTCAACGGCCAGCCGGGCCCAACCCTCAATACTGCCGGCGGCTCGGCCGACATTTCGAGCCTCGTACCCGTCGGAAACGATACGATCGCCATAAAATGGAAAAAGGATCGTAACAACGGTTCGGGAACCGTCACCGTGTGGTCCGGCGCCAAGGTGCTCCTCGTCGAACACGTGCGTCCGAGCGATCCGGTGACGGGGCAAAAATCCGTCTCGGTCAGCGCGAAATAGCGGGAGGCCGCCACTCCCCCCGGTACGAATAGGGGACGGCCACCGTGGCGCCATCGTCTATCGGTTAGGACAGCGCCCTTTCAAGGCGCAGAGACGGGTTCGATTCCCGTTGGCGCTACCAC contains the following coding sequences:
- the ndk gene encoding nucleoside-diphosphate kinase; amino-acid sequence: MAIERTLILCKPDAVSRGLVGDIVSRLERRGYIITAMKLMQLDGERARKHYAEHDGKPFFAGLVDFITSAPLVALAVEGENAIEGCRQLMGATNPLTAAPGTIRADYAQSIGRNLVHGSDSKGSAERELAIFFNTNEFVTRKHDLERWVLEK
- the eno gene encoding phosphopyruvate hydratase: MIEGVHAREVLDSRGNPTIAVSVATSFGSVEEAMVPSGASTGAHEAVELRDGDAKRYNGKGVLHAVAAVNDFLGPILEGLDATAQREIDEKLIELDATPNKSKTGANAILGISLAVARAAASSFSMPLFRYLGGPSASTLPVPMMNVINGGKHADGALQFQECMIVPVGAESVHEAVRYGSEVFHALGALLHESGQPTLVGDEGGFAPRLDTLDAAMDLLVKAIERAGYVPGEDIAIALDSASTEFFQDGKYYPLSKDRAFSADDMVRFYADLIAKYPVVSIEDGLAEDDWDGWRKLTDAIGAKCQLVGDDLFVTNTQRLARGIAEGMANSILIKVNQIGTLTETLDAVEMAHKAGYTCVISHRSGETEDTTIADIAVATGAGQIKTGSLSRSDRVAKYNRLMAIEEELGQAARYPGRSNRMRKL